DNA sequence from the Deinococcus depolymerans genome:
CCTCAACCCCCCATTCAGCCCAGGGTCAGATTCACACGGCAAGGTGAAACCAACACGTTCCAGGACGGAACACGGAGGACCACCATGCACAGAGCCATCCTGACCACCGCCCTCGCGGCCACCCTCGCCAGCGCCAGCGCCCAGACCCTCAGCGTCAACATCAACGCCAGCCTCCAGTACCCCAGCGTCATCCAGACCACCGCCAACCTCCTCAACCTCCTCAGCCAGGGCGTCAAAGTCACCCTCCTCACCCCCACCAACCAACCCGCCGCCACCCTCGGCAGCGGCGGCATCGTCGTCAACCCCGCCTACCCCACCACCCGCCTCACCCAGGTCCAGGTCATGACCCAGGTCCCCGGCACCACCACCTACGCCAGAGAGATCTACCCCCTCGCGCAACCCATCACCACCGCCCAACCCCTCACCGCGCAGAGCATCGTCGTCAAAGCCAAAGACGGCACCCGCCAACCCCTCATGAACGTCATGGCCCGCCAGGCCGCCTGGGCCAAAGCCCCCGGCCTGCAGAAAAAACCCGGCGGGATGCCACCCGGCCAGTACAAGAAAAGCCAGGGCAACAAGTAATCCCAGCCCCACAGACCCCTCCCACGCGGAGGGGTTTCTCCTATCCTGACCCATGCCCCCCAGAGCCCTCCTGATCCTCGACCTGGACGAAACCCTCTGGCACGGCACCCCCGACCCCACCCACACCACCGCCCATATCACCCTCCGCCCCCACCTGCGCGACTTCCTCCAGAGCACCAGCGCCGCGTACGACCACGCCATCTGGACTGCCGCCAGCCTCGACTGGATGCACGCCGGACTCCAACTCATCCACACCGAAACCGGCCTCGACCTCACCCACACCGCCGCATTCCTCTGGCACCGCGACCGCTGCTCCTGGCACCGCGACGAACACGGCGACCTCCAACCCCGCAAACCCGCCCGGAAACTCCGCGCCACCTGGATACGATCCCGCTACCCCCGCGAACGCATCCTCGCCATTGACGACCGACCCCAGAACTGGGCCTCCGGTTACGGCCATCTCGTCCGCGTCACCCCCTGGACCGGCGACCCCACCGACGACGAACTGCCCCGCCTAGCCCGGTACCTGCTGA
Encoded proteins:
- a CDS encoding HAD family hydrolase — encoded protein: MPPRALLILDLDETLWHGTPDPTHTTAHITLRPHLRDFLQSTSAAYDHAIWTAASLDWMHAGLQLIHTETGLDLTHTAAFLWHRDRCSWHRDEHGDLQPRKPARKLRATWIRSRYPRERILAIDDRPQNWASGYGHLVRVTPWTGDPTDDELPRLARYLLSIADTPDLRRVEKRGWRGRVLD